The Haloterrigena salifodinae genomic interval CTATGGCGAAAGGCCTAGACGTTGGAACGATGAACATCCTGTCAGCACAACAGGATGGGAACGATACGGTATTCGTGCAGCAGCGCAACTCCTTCGTGGAAATCGAGTACTCGGATATGGCCGAGCAAATGCTCTCGCGGAGCGAAGTTCTCCATATCCGGAAGGATGACAAGGTGTACGTCGTCGGCGACGACGCACTCAATTTCGCGAACATTTTCAACAAGGAAACTCGTCGACCGATGAAACACGGGATCCTCTCGAACGACGAGAAGAGCGCGATCCCGATGATGAAGCTCATCATCGAGCAGGTCGTCGGCGAGCCCGCGTATCCGGACGAGAAGCTCTACTTCTCTTCCCCGGCTGATCCGATCGACTCGGATCTCTCGACGCTGTACCACCAGAAGACGATCGAGTCGTTCCTCGACGACATGGGATACGACTCCGAACCGATCAACGAAGGGATGTCCGTCATCTACAGCGAACTCGCGGACAACAACTTCACCGGGCTGGGCATCAGCTTCGGCGCCGGCATGACGAACGTCTGTCTGGCCTACTACGCGGTGCCCGTCATGAAGTTCTCCGTCGCCCGCGGCGGCGACTGGGTCGACGAGCAGGCCGCCCGCGCGACGGGCACGCCCGTCGACAAGGTTACCTCCATCAAGGAGGACGACTTCGAACTCGACTTCACGACCGATGTCGGCGGCGTCGAGGGCGCACTCTCGATCTATTACGAGAACCTACTCGACTACGTCATCGAGAACATCGTCAAGGAAGTCGACGAGGAGGACGTCGAGGAAGGGCTGGACGTCCCCGTCGTCGTCACCGGCGGCACCTCGAGCCCCAGCGGCTTCGAGGCGCTGTTCCGTGACCACTTGGAGGACGCCAACATTCCGTTCTCGATTAGCGGCGTCACGCACGCGAACGAACCCCTCTACAGCGTCGCACGCGGTGGCCTCGTCGCCGCCCGATCCGACGAGGACGTCGACCACGAAGCCGACGACGTCGAAGCGGAAGCCGAAGCCGAATAACTCGTCTCCGTTCTTTCCGTTCGATTCTTCCCCCAGAGCCCGTCGTCTCGACGCACTCGGCTCGAGTTCGACGGCCCCCTACCGGCGGTTAGCTCTCGTAAAACCGGTTGAACGCGTCGCGCCAGGATTCCGGCTCCTCCCCCTCACGGATATGCTCGACAGGGATGTCCGCGAATCCACAGTGGGGACACATGGTCGTCGAGACGTCGCCCAACGAAAGTTCCTCGAGCGAGCCCTGACACCGTGGACAGTTCATATCCGACTCACTCACACGGACTCTCCTTAACTCTATTCGAAACTATCACGAAAAAGTACATTTTCGACCGTCGGAAGCGCCGGCTCGTCGCCGAGCGGACGGACGTTATATTACTACTGAACATTTACAAAGGTTTTTGTATGCAACTAGTGTATCCCCTCGCAATGAGCACGTCATCGTCTCCCGAACTCGAATCGACGATCGACCGCTGTCGACCCGCCGACGCCACCCCCGTCACGATCGAGGCCGAGTCGCTGGAGTCGACGGCACCGGAGTACCTGCGCGATCTGAAACGCGAACTCACCGACGAGGCCCTAGTTCCGGCCCGCCTCTCCGTCGACGCCTGTTTCGACGAGGACTGCTCGCTGGCGACCCAGGACGAGATTGATCGCGTGCGCGGCTACGTGCGGGCGGGCTCGTTCCTTGGCGTCGGGAGCGTAACGGTTCGCATCGACGACGTCGCCGATCCGGCGAAGGTCCGCCCCGCACTCGCGGCGTGTGCCGAACGGGCCGAACGCGAGGGGCTCGCACTCGAACTCGAGGGGCCTATTACGATCGACGCCTAACGCGTCGGCATGTCAGGGCCGTCGCGGCGCACGCTCGCTCGAGCGCTCGAAGCGCTCGCCGATTTTGCCGATCCGTCACCCTCCCTCGAGCAGTATCTCACGCCGCCGGAGATCGCCGCCCACATCGCCCACCAGGCGCGGATGCAGGGCGACCTCGAGGGGTGGACCGTCGATCTCGGGACCGGAACCGGGATGCTCGCGATCGCCGCCTCGCTGGCCGGCGCCGAGGGCGTCGTCGGGATCGACGTCGACCCCGAGGCCCTCGCGCTGGCCCGGACCAACGCCGCCCGGATCGACGAGGCGGGTAGCGACGGCCCGCTCGAGTGGGTCCGCGGCGACGCTGCCGAACCGCCGCTGTCGCCGCCCGTCGACGGCGACGTCACTGTCCTCTCGAACCCGCCCTTCGGCGCCCAGCGCGGGAACCGCCACGCCGACCGCGAGTTCCTCGAGACCGCCCGCTCGATCGCAAGCGTCTCCTATACGATCCACAACGAAGGGAGCCAGGCGTTCGTCGAGTCGTACGCGGCCGACGCCGGCGCCGACGTGACCCACGCGTTCCGTGCCGAGTTCCCGATCGCGAAACGGTTCGAGTTTCACACCGAGGCGGAGACGACGCTCGAGGCGGAAGTGTTCCGGATCGAGTGGTA includes:
- a CDS encoding METTL5 family protein, with product MSGPSRRTLARALEALADFADPSPSLEQYLTPPEIAAHIAHQARMQGDLEGWTVDLGTGTGMLAIAASLAGAEGVVGIDVDPEALALARTNAARIDEAGSDGPLEWVRGDAAEPPLSPPVDGDVTVLSNPPFGAQRGNRHADREFLETARSIASVSYTIHNEGSQAFVESYAADAGADVTHAFRAEFPIAKRFEFHTEAETTLEAEVFRIEW
- a CDS encoding TFIIB-type zinc ribbon-containing protein translates to MNCPRCQGSLEELSLGDVSTTMCPHCGFADIPVEHIREGEEPESWRDAFNRFYES